Proteins from one Gibbsiella quercinecans genomic window:
- the mlaB gene encoding lipid asymmetry maintenance protein MlaB, with protein sequence MADALRFEEQQDRLVLSGHLDRDTLLPLWQQRDKLLAGKTAIDVAQLQRVDSSGLALLLHLREQQRQRGIDLRIDGVTDKLNTLITLYNLRDIMPVGAAQEA encoded by the coding sequence ATGGCGGACGCACTGCGTTTTGAGGAACAGCAGGATCGGCTGGTGCTAAGCGGCCACCTGGATCGCGATACCCTGCTGCCGCTGTGGCAGCAGCGCGATAAGTTGCTGGCCGGCAAAACGGCCATCGACGTGGCGCAGCTGCAGCGCGTTGATTCCTCCGGCCTGGCGCTGTTGCTGCACCTGCGCGAACAGCAGCGGCAGCGCGGCATAGATCTGCGTATCGACGGGGTCACCGATAAGCTCAACACCCTGATTACGCTCTATAATCTGCGCGATATCATGCCGGTGGGCGCCGCGCAAGAAGCGTAA
- the ibaG gene encoding BolA family iron metabolism protein IbaG: MENNEIKDVLMNALALDEVHVSGDGSHFQVIVVGEMFAAMSRVKKQQTVYAPLMEYIADNRIHALSIKAFTPEEWQRDRKLNGF, encoded by the coding sequence ATGGAAAATAATGAAATTAAAGACGTGCTGATGAACGCGTTGGCACTGGATGAAGTACACGTTTCGGGTGACGGCAGTCACTTTCAGGTGATCGTTGTGGGTGAAATGTTTGCCGCGATGAGCCGTGTAAAAAAACAGCAGACGGTCTATGCGCCGCTGATGGAGTATATTGCAGATAACCGCATCCATGCCTTGTCGATCAAGGCCTTTACGCCGGAAGAGTGGCAGCGGGATCGCAAACTCAATGGATTTTAA
- the murA gene encoding UDP-N-acetylglucosamine 1-carboxyvinyltransferase, which translates to MDKFRVQGRTRLSGEVAISGAKNAALPILFAALLAEEPVELQNVPKLRDIDTTIKLLNQLGAKIERNGSVYVDASGVDEYCAPYDLVKTMRASIWALGPLVARFGRGQVSLPGGCAIGARPVDLHITGLEQLGAEIKLEEGYVKASVDGRLKGAHIVMDKVSVGATVTIMSAATLATGTTIIENAAREPEIVDTANFLNTLGAKISGAGTDKITIEGVERLGGGVYRVLPDRIETGTFLVAAAISGGKVICRNTRPDTLDAVLAKLREAGADIEVGEDWISLDMHGKRPKAVSVRTAPHPGFPTDMQAQFSLLNLVAEGTGVITETIFENRFMHVPELIRMGARAEIESNTVICHGVEQLSGAQVMATDLRASASLVLAGCIADGVTTVDRIYHIDRGYERIEDKLRALGANIERVKETDE; encoded by the coding sequence ATGGATAAATTTCGTGTGCAGGGCCGGACCCGCCTGAGTGGGGAAGTGGCTATTTCCGGGGCGAAAAATGCCGCCCTGCCAATTCTGTTTGCCGCCTTGCTGGCGGAAGAGCCGGTCGAGCTGCAGAATGTTCCCAAACTGAGGGATATCGACACCACCATTAAGCTACTCAATCAATTGGGTGCCAAAATTGAGCGCAATGGTTCCGTGTATGTGGATGCCAGCGGCGTTGATGAGTATTGTGCGCCGTACGATTTGGTGAAAACCATGCGCGCTTCCATCTGGGCGCTTGGCCCGCTGGTCGCGCGCTTTGGCCGTGGCCAGGTTTCCCTTCCCGGCGGCTGCGCGATTGGCGCCCGCCCGGTCGATCTACACATTACCGGCCTTGAACAACTGGGTGCCGAGATCAAGCTTGAAGAAGGCTACGTCAAGGCCTCTGTCGATGGCCGCCTGAAGGGCGCGCATATCGTCATGGATAAAGTGAGCGTGGGCGCGACGGTGACCATCATGAGCGCAGCAACGCTGGCGACGGGCACCACCATCATCGAAAACGCCGCGCGTGAGCCGGAAATCGTCGATACGGCGAACTTCCTCAACACCCTGGGCGCCAAAATCAGCGGCGCGGGTACCGATAAAATCACCATCGAAGGCGTAGAGCGCCTGGGCGGCGGCGTGTACCGCGTGTTGCCGGACCGTATCGAAACCGGGACCTTCCTGGTGGCCGCCGCGATTTCCGGCGGCAAAGTGATTTGCCGCAACACGCGCCCGGACACGCTGGATGCGGTGCTGGCGAAACTGCGCGAAGCGGGGGCGGATATCGAAGTCGGCGAAGACTGGATCAGCCTGGACATGCATGGAAAACGCCCGAAGGCGGTCAGCGTGCGCACGGCGCCGCATCCCGGCTTCCCGACCGACATGCAGGCGCAGTTCAGCCTGTTGAACCTGGTGGCGGAAGGCACGGGGGTGATCACTGAAACCATCTTTGAAAACCGCTTCATGCACGTGCCAGAGCTGATTCGTATGGGCGCCCGAGCGGAAATCGAAAGCAACACGGTGATTTGCCACGGCGTTGAGCAGCTTTCCGGCGCACAGGTGATGGCGACCGATTTACGCGCTTCCGCCAGCCTGGTGTTGGCCGGCTGTATCGCCGACGGCGTGACGACGGTCGATCGTATTTATCACATCGATCGCGGCTATGAGCGTATTGAAGACAAGCTGCGCGCGCTGGGCGCCAATATCGAGCGTGTGAAAGAAACCGACGAGTAA